One Miscanthus floridulus cultivar M001 unplaced genomic scaffold, ASM1932011v1 fs_164_10_11, whole genome shotgun sequence DNA segment encodes these proteins:
- the LOC136530607 gene encoding acetylajmalan esterase-like, translating into MATAAAACNGGGLLCYKVLSVSMLILLLRGLVEPAAAACSVDAIYSFGDSIADTGNLLREGPIGFFASIGSYPYGQTLRKPTGRCSDGLLIIDYFAMALNLSLVSPYLDKGADFASGVNFAVAGATALDRSVLLLSGVMAPPASVPLSSQLDWFKSHLNATCPSQEDCTKKLAGALFLVGEIGGNDYNYGFLQGTGSIQPMKAYVPQVINAIMDVAKVSTIGTSLLI; encoded by the exons ATGGCCACGGCGGCTGCAGCTTGTAATGGCGGGGGGCTCTTGTGCTACAAGGTCCTTTCGGTGAGCATGCTAATACTGCTGCTCCGGGGGCTTGTGGAGCCGGCGGCGGCCGCGTGCTCCGTGGACGCCATCTACAGCTTCGGCGACTCCATCGCGGACACGGGCAACCTCCTGCGCGAGGGCCCCATTGGCTTCTTCGCCTCCATCGGCAGCTACCCGTACGGCCAGACCCTCCGGAAACCCACCGGCCGGTGCTCTGACGGTCTCCTCATCATCGATTACTTCG CGATGGCGCTGAACCTGTCGCTGGTGAGCCCGTACCTGGACAAGGGAGCCGACTTCGCCAGCGGCGTCAACTTCGCGGTGGCCGGCGCCACGGCGCTGGACCGGTCCGTCTTGCTGCTGAGCGGCGTCATGGCTCCGCCGGCGAGCGTGCCGCTCAGCTCCCAGCTCGACTGGTTCAAGTCGCACCTCAACGCCACCTGCCCCTCGCAAGAAG ATTGCACGAAGAAGCTGGCCGGAGCGCTGTTCTTGGTCGGCGAGATTGGAGGGAACGACTACAACTACGGCTTCTTACAGGGCACTGGGTCGATCCAGCCCATGAAGGCCTACGTGCCACAGGTCATAAACGCCATTATGGACGTCGCCAAGGTGAGTACAATAGGCACCTCTCTTCTTATTTGA